In Gemmatimonadaceae bacterium, one DNA window encodes the following:
- a CDS encoding metallophosphoesterase: protein MTVPAIGRALLLAAALLSVQGCGGAADATPSPTQPAPAPVPPTGSAGGFTGSVVLGSPTATSIRANVYAPTQGGTVELLVGTAPNLYTVRSAATPLIADRPVELALDNLQPGTRYFYRLQLSGATTGYTAEASFRTAARAGQAFRFGIQGDSHPERERSQFDAGLYTRTLTAAAADSLDFYVMLGDDFSIDNLNPATITAAQVRERYTLQRPYLGVIGAMSPVFLVNGNHEQAAQYLLDGTPNNPAVWAQTARNSLYSQPAPDAFYSGNSEVVPNIGLLRNYYAFTWGDALFVMIDPYWGSPVCVDNPFFGGDKRSDLWTVTHGDAQYQWLKTTLERSTAKYKFVFAHHVMGTGRGGIEVARLYEWGGRSPNGATDFAAKRPTWAAPIHQLFVTNKVTAFFQGHDHIWVQQQLDGVIYQSLSEPADPNYSLFNADAYDTGVKFPNSGYTRVSVAPTGVTVEYIRMYRAADEGAGRTSGTVAYRYTIP from the coding sequence ATGACGGTCCCAGCCATTGGGCGCGCCCTCCTCCTCGCCGCCGCCCTTCTCTCAGTTCAGGGGTGCGGCGGCGCTGCCGACGCGACCCCCTCCCCGACCCAGCCTGCTCCCGCACCGGTGCCCCCGACCGGCAGCGCCGGCGGCTTTACCGGCTCAGTAGTCCTCGGCTCACCCACAGCCACGAGCATCCGGGCGAACGTCTACGCCCCGACCCAGGGCGGGACCGTTGAACTGCTGGTGGGGACCGCCCCGAACTTGTATACGGTGCGGTCGGCCGCCACGCCTCTCATCGCCGACCGCCCGGTCGAACTCGCGCTCGACAACCTCCAGCCGGGCACCCGCTACTTCTATCGCCTGCAGCTGAGTGGGGCGACCACGGGCTACACCGCCGAGGCGTCGTTCCGTACGGCCGCGCGCGCGGGGCAAGCCTTTCGCTTCGGCATCCAGGGCGACTCCCACCCCGAGCGCGAGCGCTCGCAGTTCGATGCGGGGCTCTATACCCGCACGCTGACCGCCGCTGCCGCCGACAGTCTCGACTTCTACGTCATGCTCGGCGACGACTTCAGCATCGATAACCTGAACCCGGCGACGATCACCGCGGCGCAGGTCCGCGAGCGGTACACCCTGCAACGACCGTATCTCGGGGTGATTGGCGCGATGTCGCCGGTCTTCCTGGTGAACGGCAATCACGAACAGGCGGCGCAGTATCTGCTGGATGGCACGCCGAACAATCCCGCCGTCTGGGCACAGACCGCGCGGAACAGCTTGTACAGTCAGCCGGCGCCGGATGCGTTCTACAGCGGCAATAGCGAGGTGGTGCCGAACATCGGCCTGCTGCGCAACTACTACGCGTTCACGTGGGGCGATGCGCTCTTCGTGATGATCGATCCCTACTGGGGCTCACCCGTCTGCGTGGACAACCCGTTCTTTGGCGGCGACAAGCGCAGCGATTTGTGGACGGTCACGCATGGGGACGCGCAGTATCAATGGCTCAAGACGACCCTCGAGCGCAGCACCGCGAAGTACAAATTCGTGTTCGCGCACCATGTGATGGGCACCGGGCGCGGGGGCATTGAAGTGGCACGCCTGTACGAATGGGGCGGGCGCAGCCCGAATGGCGCGACGGACTTCGCCGCAAAACGCCCGACGTGGGCGGCGCCCATTCACCAGCTCTTCGTCACCAACAAGGTGACTGCTTTCTTTCAGGGACACGATCACATCTGGGTGCAGCAGCAGCTCGACGGCGTGATCTACCAGTCGCTCTCGGAGCCGGCCGACCCGAACTACTCGCTGTTCAACGCCGATGCGTACGATACGGGCGTGAAGTTCCCCAATTCCGGGTACACGCGCGTGAGTGTCGCGCCCACCGGCGTCACCGTGGAGTACATCCGCATGTATCGCGCCGCGGACGAAGGGGCCGGGCGCACCAGTGGCACCGTCGCGTACCGGTACACGATCCCATGA
- a CDS encoding aminopeptidase P N-terminal domain-containing protein, with amino-acid sequence MPPFPRFLAGGALAAAAWAAPTMAQPTAFAPTELAARRAALAERIGDGVVLAFGGRALVHDFSTFYQLSAFRYLTECNEPDAAFVMVVRNKTGEATLFHDALDPRRAFYYGQRTDSATSLARYGIPGRPYASLARVLDSLAATGLPFYHIPDVETMDFAANDTLTRGQEAVKTLAKKYPQLAIRNGMPQVLALRAKKSAAELALIRRAAEISAEGHKAAMLTANPSHEYELRAALEYEFTRRGAERPAYGSIVGAAQNGTTLHYMRDSDPVRAGDLVVMDAAAEFRGYAADITRTIPVSGTFTKEQRQVYQLVRDAQNVAEQMSKPGISVRAAADSSVAVRTRGLAALGLIESDTASFDPPWRVDCAQQPMQCRQANLWMIHGITHGIGLAVHDPMQGTGANATFMVGDAFTIEPGIYISTRALDVLPDTPKNRAFIAKVRGTVQRYQNTGVRIEDDYVITERGLERISLVPREIDEIEALMRKRKITP; translated from the coding sequence ATGCCCCCCTTCCCTCGATTCCTTGCCGGCGGCGCCCTGGCCGCGGCCGCGTGGGCCGCGCCGACCATGGCCCAGCCCACCGCCTTCGCCCCGACCGAACTCGCCGCCCGCCGCGCTGCCTTGGCCGAGCGGATTGGCGATGGCGTCGTGCTGGCCTTCGGTGGCCGCGCGCTCGTGCACGATTTCTCGACCTTCTATCAGCTCTCGGCGTTCCGCTATCTCACCGAGTGCAACGAGCCCGACGCGGCGTTCGTGATGGTGGTGCGCAACAAGACGGGCGAGGCCACGCTCTTTCACGATGCGCTCGATCCGCGCCGAGCCTTCTACTACGGCCAGCGCACCGATTCGGCCACGAGCCTGGCGCGCTACGGCATCCCGGGGCGCCCGTACGCGTCGCTGGCGCGCGTGCTGGACTCGCTCGCCGCGACCGGCCTCCCCTTCTACCACATCCCCGATGTGGAGACGATGGACTTTGCCGCCAACGACACGCTCACGCGTGGGCAGGAAGCGGTGAAGACGCTGGCGAAGAAGTATCCGCAGCTGGCCATCCGCAACGGGATGCCGCAGGTGCTGGCACTGCGTGCCAAGAAGAGTGCGGCGGAGCTGGCGCTGATCCGGCGCGCGGCGGAGATCAGCGCCGAAGGGCACAAGGCGGCGATGCTCACCGCCAACCCGAGCCACGAATACGAGCTGCGCGCGGCCCTGGAGTACGAGTTCACGCGCCGCGGCGCCGAGCGGCCGGCCTACGGGTCCATTGTGGGCGCCGCACAGAACGGCACCACGCTGCACTACATGCGCGACAGCGACCCGGTGCGCGCGGGAGATCTCGTCGTGATGGACGCCGCCGCGGAGTTCCGTGGCTACGCGGCCGACATCACGCGCACCATCCCCGTGAGCGGCACCTTCACCAAGGAGCAGCGGCAGGTCTATCAGCTCGTGCGCGATGCGCAGAACGTGGCCGAGCAGATGTCCAAGCCCGGGATCAGCGTGCGCGCCGCGGCCGATTCCAGCGTGGCGGTGCGCACGCGGGGCCTCGCGGCGCTTGGGCTGATCGAGAGCGATACCGCGAGCTTCGATCCGCCCTGGCGCGTGGACTGCGCCCAGCAGCCAATGCAGTGCCGCCAGGCGAATCTGTGGATGATCCACGGCATCACGCACGGCATCGGGCTCGCCGTGCACGACCCCATGCAGGGCACCGGCGCGAACGCGACGTTCATGGTGGGCGACGCGTTCACGATCGAACCCGGCATCTACATCTCGACGCGGGCGCTCGATGTGCTGCCGGATACGCCCAAGAACCGCGCGTTCATCGCCAAGGTGCGCGGCACGGTGCAGCGCTATCAGAACACCGGCGTGCG